The DNA segment GATAAAAGTCGAGAACGGCTGCGAATCCTGAGCGTAATTGAAAATAATCTCGGCTGTCTGGTCATCGACAATCGACGCCGGGCTGAGGGGCAAACCGAAACTGTAGGGCAGCAGATTTATATTTACGATAATCGGGCTGAACTCGAAACGGAAAGCGTCGATTCGGACCGCCGTCTTCTTGAGTGTCACTTGCGAGGCCGCTTTGGCAGCCAGTTGTGACCATCCCAGACAAAAGCGCGGTCTTCTTCGGCCCAAAAGCATCTCGGCCATCTGAGGCGCGAACCCAAGGCCCGCTGACCCGACAAAGAACTTACCGTCAATAGTAGCTGTATCGATTTTGCGGTATTTGCGCTCGACAATTCTCTTGATAGCGTCATCGGCGTCATCAGTGCCATACAGCGAACGGGCGATATTGTTGAGGCTGCCCATCGGAAGGATTCCAATCGGAAGATTGGCCCTGACAGCGTTCTGCGCCGCCAGATTGACAGTACCATCTCCCCCGCAGGCGACAATCGCGGTAACCTTGCCGCGCCGGGTCAACTGCTGCGGCGCCGAATGGTGCCATTGTCTTAACCCGCACACCTTCTGGGCCGTCTGGTGCAGCCTGACGGCGGAATCAGGCTCAAAAATCGTGTAATAGCCGTTGTTGGACCGAATCTGCTCGGTCAGCCGCTTAACTGTCCGCTGGTTGTAACCCGATGCTGACTTGTTCACCAGCAGGCAATAGTGGCTGTGTTCTGCTTTTTCACGTCTTCGACGTATCACCTGACAATTATACTCAATTCTAAAGCACAAAAACAAGCCCTATATCAGCTTATCCCCCAGCCTTGCAGGCGACAGATTTAACTTGAACCGAAATTGCGGATTTTTTATCGTAGCCTATGTTCTCCTCCATTCTCAAGTTGATAAGACCGACCCAGTGGCTGAAAAACGGCATTGTACTGGCGCCGCTGATTTTCGCCGGTGAATTGACACACACCGGTAAACTGCTCGTCGCGCTTGGCGCCACGGTCCTGTTTTGTCTCTTTTCATCTTCGGTCTATATTTTCAACGACATAATCGATTACGAAAAAGACCGACTGCACCCGCTGAAAAAAGACCGTCCCCTCGCGGCAGGCAAAATCTCAAGAGGTACGGCGGCGACTCTCATGGCCATGCTGCTGGCGGCCGGCCTGATTCTGGCATGGTTTATAAACCCAACTTTCTTCATCATCTCGGCAGCCTTCATCGTCCTGAATCTGCTTTACACGGTCTGGCTCAAGAATGTTGTCCTGGTCGATGTCATGGCTATCGCGGTCAGTTTCGTCCTGAGAGCCTATGCCGGAGCCTATGCGATTGATGTTCCCGCATCCAAGTGGCTCCTGATTAACACTCTCCTTCTGGCGCTCTTCCTCGGGTTCGGCAAGAGACGGCATGAACTCGTGTTTCTCGAGGACAACGCCGCCGCCCATCGGAAGATTCTAAGCCGCTACTCACCGTACCTGCTCGACCAGCTAATCGGCGTGGTTACGCCGGCGGTGGTGGTGATGTACATGCTTTACTCGTTCTCGACCGAAGTATCGGCCAAGCTGGGCACGGAAAACCTGTTTTTGACAACGCCGTTCGTTGTCTATGGAATCTTCAGATATCTCTACCTCATCCACAAAGAGGAAAAAGGCGGCTCGCCGACAAAAGTGCTTATCACCGATGTCCCCATTCTGCTGACAGTTGTCCTTTGGCTGATCACAGTGTCGATCGTGTTGTATCTGGTATAAAGCACAAAGAGCCCCAGCTCAGGGGCTCTCTATAGGGGAGGTAATACGTAAGGTACTAACTAACTTCCACAACTTTTCAACCTTATGTCCGGTAACAACCTATCTCTGCTGTCCCACAGACATTAATTTAAACAGTTCTAGTGAACAAAAGTTCCATCCGCCGTTGGCCGGAGCCGATTTTTAGTCCTCAAACAGGTCGTCGAACCGCTTTTTACGCTCCTCTTTGGAGTCGGTGATCCGGGTGATCCCGCCCGCAGTCTTCATGGCGTCACGGGCCTGGTAAAAGTCACAGAAGTTGTTTTTCTCTTTGTTGACGACATTCGATTCGATAGGCTCGCGGCACTGGAAGCGCCGAGTGGGGTCGAAATGGCGACAGCCCCGGCAACACCGCAAATCGGCCAGACAATTCGTGCAGCTATCGGAGCGCAAGACCCTCCCCATAATTCCGGTCGGTTTTCCGCAACTCCAGCACAACAATCCTTCAGTAGCCATCTTGTATCTCCATTACACTTCCTTATTATCCAATTTAAGGCGGTCTATTTTGCGCGGGCCGAAACCTCCTTGATCAGTTCATCGGTGAACTCGGTGGTCGAGCAGTTGCCGCCCAGATCGCGAGTCAGGCACTTTCCTTCGGCCAGTGTCACCAGAACCGATTTCCAGATTCGATCCGCCGCCGCGTTTTCGCCCAGATGCCGGAGCATCAGAAGAGCCGAAAACAGTAGCGCGGTCGGATTGGCCAGATTTTTCCCGGCGATATCCGGCGCGGAACCGTGGACCGCTTCAAAAACCGCGTACTCATCGCCAAGGTTCGCTCCCGGCACCACCCCCAGGCCGCCCACCAGTCCGGCCGCCAGGTCGCTGACAATATCGCCGAACATATTACCCAACAGCAGGACATCGAACTTGGTGGGATCCATCACGAGATTCATCGAGAGCGCATCGACAATCTTGTCCTCGGCGATGATATCGGGATATTCTTTGGCGATTTCTTCGAACGAATTGAGAAACAGCCCATCGGATATCTTCATGATATTCGCCTTGTGCACCAGCGTGATTTTCCTGCGGCCGTTCTTGCGGGCGTACTCGAAGGCGAAGCGGGCGATGCGCTGTGAGGCTCGTTCGGTCACGACTTTAATCGCCTGTGTCACTCCTGGCGATATCAGATTCTCGATTCCGGAATAGAGGTCTTCGGTATTTTCGCGCACGATAACCAGATCGACTTTTTCGAACCGGCTGTGTATTCCGCCAATGGACCTCACCGGCCTGAGATTGGCGTACAGGTCGAGCTGTTTGCGAAGAGTGACATTGGCGGATCGGAAGCCTTTGCCCACGAGCGTGGTCAGCGGGCCTTTGAGCGCGACTTTATTGCGCCGGACCGAATCCATCAACTGATCCGGCACAGACACGCCGAATTCCTGCACCGCGGGGATACCCGCCAGTTGGCGGTCCCACTCTATGCCGGCCCCCGATGCTTCGATCACCCGCACAACCGCATCGGTTATTTCCGGCCCGATGCCATCGCCCGGTATCAATGTTACTGTTTTGGCCATTCGATTCTTTCTTCTCGGCTCCGTATTTCTTTGTCAGTCAAAAGTATATCGGTCATGTCCGCGTTTGTCAACGGTGTTGATGAGACTTGAGGGCAAACGTGGACCGCGTCTTCGAAAATCCTCTCTAATTACTTCTACGTATGTCGGTTACAGCGATTTGGCTTCGTTTCGATATTTGTGCCCGGTGAATCTTCTCGAAACTGTGCCCGGTGAATCTTCAGATTCACCGGGTATCCAGATTTGGCTTCGTTTCGTTATTTTTTGCTCTGAACACCTCAATCGAGTCACCCCTGCGAAAGCAGAAGTCCAGTCACACGCGACAGCTTGGGTCGCGTGATTCCGACCAAAAGGCGTGTTCCAGTCTTTGATTGTCCCTTGTATTTTCTTATCAGCCATATCGTTTCGCTCATTTGGCTTCGTTTCATTATTTTTCAATGTTGCGTTGGGTCCTGGACCCCGTTAGGGGGTGGTGACCCGACGCATTCGATTAGATCGCCGTCAGGTGACATCCCCGAAACTTTCGGGGACAGCACCTGACGGAACTCGTTAGATGCGATCGACAAGACCGCGTCATTCCGTTGAAAAACGGAATCCAGTAAACAGGAACCGTCAAGGATTCTGCCGTGATGGTGTATCCGTATTTTTCTGCGCAGTCCTCTATAATCCATTGTGCCCGGTGAATCTTCAGATTCACCGGATGTCCAAATTTGGCTTCGTTTTGTTGTTTTTCGATCGTCAATTGTTAATTATCCCGTAGGGGTTCAAAATTTTGAACCCCTACGAAGCGTGTGTCAGGGCCAAAGCAAATTTGACCCTGCCACCCCGTTTGCTTTTAGAAAGTTCTGGGCGGATGATTTGCCGCGGTTTTGTGGTGAAAATGTCGGAAAGTTTAAATCGAAGCCTTTCCACCGAACGCGGATTAAGAGACAAGGTCTTCAGTCTATGGGGAACTATTGGATCAAGAAAATCAGGCTGTCGATGTCCTGCGCTTTTCCATCTGATGTCTCCCCTTCGACACTCAGCACCAATGTATTTTCGGAGGCTGACAGTGGTATTGTCACGACCCCCAGCCCGCTTGGCGAGGCAGAAAACAGATCAGTAATATCATAGCCATTTACAGCAGCCCTAAAGGAAGTGGGGTCAATAGCCTGCCCGTAGGAGATAATGAGTCTGAATTCGGTTGTTGACGACCGCAAGGGAACGGTGGTTTGGGAGATGTTTACATAGGAGAGAAACCGGTCAATTTCAGGTGCTTCATTACTCTCGCCATCGAAGCCGCCCCACGCAAGACAATTTGCGGCATCTATTCTATCAAACCTCAGACAGTAACTGTGGGTCTCGCCTATGCCGGGGGCAATCCTTCCAAGGTCTCTATCCCAACGCCCATTGCTTAGATCGTAACAGAGAATCGACACGTAATGTCGGCGCTCATCCCCATTGACGCCGACCACTGTCAACCGATACTCACCGTCGAAAGGCTTGCTTGCCGTGAAACGCCTGCTCTCGAGCCTGCCCGGACCCATCCTGCTGCCAATAGCTTCATAGTCGTAGTCTGCTCTGGGTATCTCTTCGTAGGACTCTCCGCTAACCGGATCCGTTCCCGTGCGCCGACCGAGCGGATCGGTCACAAGCAACTTGACATTGACATCGGTCTGGACCGACAACTGTGATCGGTCTTCCACGTAGAAGGCATCCATCGATTTGGTCTCTCCCGCAAGATGAGTGAATCTGTAGCCGAAATCCGTCAATTTTCCAGTACCGGTAGCCCACCCCGACTCCTGCACTTTCAGACACTCGCCCGTGAGACCGTCGGATGTAATCGCCTTATTGAAAAGCCACCTGCGTGTCTTTCTTGGCACGGTGGTGTCCTCCGGCAGTAATCCACGAGTATCATCGAGAATGTTACACGGATAGCCGTGCAGCCACGTTATCCAGACCGGTGCAGCTTTTCCGGAGTCATCCTGACGCTGGTTAATATAAACGGCCTCAAGGCTGATGGCTCTGGCCATGTTGGGGCCACTGTGACGCATGACGTCAAGGAACTTCGCCGGCATGGTGTCCGGCAGACCTTCAAAGCCGAATTCTCCGAAAAGGGATTCCCGCTCGCCGTATTCTGGACTACCGCTGGAGGTTAACACAGTCGCGGTATCTCCTGTAATCAGAGGGACTTTTATCGGTATTACCGGCTCGATCGGTTGCGTTCCTGGGTCAGAATAGGCAGTATCAACGAACATGGAATAAACCTTCAGCAACGCACCATCTTCGGGGTCAATAAAGATATAGAACGTCGCCTCGGAATCGCGGTCGACCGGGCGAATGGCCGAAAGGTGAACACCGGGCAATTTCACGCGCCATATCTCACGGGAGTTTATGATGTTTCCAACATGGGGCGTGCTGTCGTCCGTAACCGAGGTTCGCATTGCCTCGGGCAGGGCATCGCCCGGATAGCCTTTAAGCTTATCGAAGCCCGTGAATATCAAGGCCCTCGCGATAGCTTCGTCTTCGTTGGCAACAACCTCAGGTTTGTCGTCACCAAGAGTATATGTGAGGGTTGTCGCCACGAGCAACACTACCCACAAAGGCAGCGCGATTCGACGATGGCGGGGTCGTTGCCGGCGCTCTTCGTTTATCTGATTACTCACGATACCTCCCGCTCGTGTCCATATTAGAATGACGCGCATTCAGGCGCCTTTGTCAAACCGAGAAACCCTCCCAAAGGGCGGGCCACCCGGGCGGCAGAACCGCTTCGGGTTCTTCTCTACTGGCCCCCCGCGTTCGCGGGGGTGACTTAGAGGGCTGTGTCTTCAAATCGCGCTTTGGTTACCGAGAGAACGATATGCCGATACCCACCCGGGTGAGGGATTGCTTGTAGTCCACGAGGCTCTCGCCATAACCGTGTGATACCCGCACCATGAAATAACTCAAGGCCGCTTTGGGTATCGGAATACAATATGTCAGCACCATCCCCCCGTTGCCGGTGTTCAGATTCCCACGCACCATCAGATGCAACAGATGATTGCGATAAAAACGGTAGTACACGTTGATATCGCTGTGACCCAGATAATCAGTTATATCGGGGTTGTCATCACCCACCGCATCCTCGGGGTCTTCCTTTTCATCTTCCGGGATGCGGTACCGAAGTTTGAGATACAAAAGAACGTTATCGCGGAAATAGTAAGGAGAAAAATATAACAGGTTCCAGCTTCGTGAGATGGGCGGTCTCTGACCGTTGGATTCGTGCTCAAAGCCGACATCGGCGCCGAACTGTCCACCCCATCGCTCGAAACGCGCCGTCCGCCAGAACATCTCCGGGTTGTAATTCGTCTCCCGAAACGGCGCGGAGTTGTTGTGATCATAAGCCTGCCAGAACGAAATCTGGGTGTAGGCGAAATAGATCGGCAGACTGAAGATGCGGTGTTTGGCGCTAATTTGAAAGACAGCCTCGGTCTGCGCGCCATCGTATTCATCGGAGAAGGTCACCGGCAGCATGAACATTTCCTTGTGCAGCGACAGGCCGGGGCCGGTGCGAATCATTTGAAAGTCCCGTGATACTTCGTCGGCGCCGGATACCGACGCGGCCAGAATCATCACCAACACAACTGGGGACAGGATACATATTCGATTGAATGCTGACATAACGAATCTACCTCTCTTAAGACGGATATGCGCCGTGTTGTCATCCATCACCTTAGTAGGTCGAAATCCCCTGAGCATCGTTTCCGCCTGTGGCGGCGACGAGCGCGGTTTCGACATCTTTCTTGATTTTCGGCTTTGGCATTGGTTGTTTATTGTCTACCGCTTCATAATCTCCAGATAGTCGGTGAACTCGAACAACCGGTTACGCTTATAACCGGTTGTCTCCCTGAGAATCCCAAGAGAGACGAAATCACGCAGAAGATCATTACTTGCTTTCGACGACAGCTCGAGTTCTTTGCTCACCAGCCCGGCAGTAACCATCGGCCTTACAAAAAGCAGGTCCAGAAACCGCTGACCGTTTTTTGCCTTCCTGCCGAGTGTCGGCACCTTGCCTGATGTCAACTGCTCCTTGAGAGCCAGAATGTCCTTCAGGGCAACAGCGGCTTCGATAGAGGTTGCCTCGATTGCCTGTAGGAAGAAGTGTATCCATCCCAGCAGGTCGTGCTTATCCCGAACCAGAGTGAGTTTGTCATAATAAAGACCCTTGTTCTTCTCGAAATAGTCGGAAGCATATAAGAGCGGGCGGTCGAGCATCCCGACGCTGACTAGATACAACGTAATCAAGAGCCGTCCAATGCGTCCGTTGCCGTCGAGAAACGGGTGGATGGTTTCGAACTGGTAATGAGCGATTGCGACTTTGACGAGATGCGGAATGGCGACGTGCTCGTTCTGCAGAAATTTTTCGAGGTCCGACATCAGGTTTTCAATGTGTTCGGCGGACGGCGGTACGAATATGGCGTTGTCTATGGTTGCCCCGCCGATCCAGTTCTGACTTCTGCGGAATTCCCCCGGACTCTTGTTCTTTCCACGCACATGCGAGAGTAGAGTGGCGTGAGTGTCTCTGATCAACCGGTTGGACAGGGGAAGTTTATTTAGCTTTGTCAGTGCACCATTTGTCGCCTCGACATATTTTTTCGTTTCCTGCCAGTCGTCGCGGTGCTCCGGGTTAACGTCGAGTTCATCGGAAAAGGCCTGCTCCATATTCGTATTGGTACCCTCAATACGGCTGGAAGTAACCGCCTCCTTCATCACGTAGGACTGAATGAATAGATCGATATTGGGTACAAATTTTGCGAACGAGTTGAGCTCCCCAAGTCGTAGAGAGACGATCTCGATTTTTCGCTGGAGTATGGAATCCGAAATTTCCCAATCGTGGTTTATTTCGTTTGGCAGAAAATATTTGTATTTGTACCCCTTTAGCCATTTGCCGGAATTGAAATCTCTTATATCCATAAGCACCGAAAGTAAAATATAGAATTTCTTATTTTCCGTAAAGCTAAAAAAGTAAAATATAGCTTTTTATATTTCACCTTCCGCGAACATCCACCCACCGCAAAAATGACTGTAAACCATTATAGATTATAGCCTTATACATACAGACCACCATCTACAACTGTTTTAGCCTCTAATCAAAAATTCCAGACAAAGTCGATATAAGGCAGCCACCCCACTTCATCTTCCTCCGGATCTCCATAGTAGTCAACTTCATCGCTTTGATTCTCATAGGATAGGGCGAAGCCGAGGTCCACTGTCATCTGCTCACCCATCAGCCTCACAGCGCCGAATCCCAGCATTCCGTCATCATCGCCGGGGATAAACCAGCCTTCGCCGACCAGCGAAGCACGACGGGCGATGCGGTATTCACCGCCGAACATGGCGGCCGGAGCGTCGGCCATCTCATCATCTTTAAACGCTATCCCGAGACCGGCCGTTATGCTCTGGTCATCGGTGCCATAGGTCATACTGCCCATACCGAAATAGAAAGTCTCTTCCCAGAGACGGAAAATCATCAGACTCGCGGCTACATCGAGTTGTTCGGCGGCCGGAAAACCGAGCTTGGGCATGATATAAAACATCTGATCATCGGCATCGGGTATCAACGACACTCCGCCGGATATCATGAAATTGTCGGTGATGCCATACGCCACACCCGGGAAGAAGATCCACAGATCATAAAGGTAACCGTCTCGCGCCTTCAACGTCCGCGCGGTCGGCCCTATCAACAGACGGGTGCGATTGGGGTTGGGAAACCAATCTTTTTTTCTATCCACAGTCGCTACGGTCGATGGCGACACGGCCGGGGCTTCTTCTACCTCAACTGGCTCTTCAGCCGCGGGAGTCTCCTCGACAGCCGGGGTTTCCTCGACTTTCGCGGGCTCTTCTATTGTGGTAGGTTCTTCTACCTTCGGTTTTTCCTGAACTGTTTCTTTTATCGAATCGATCTTGGCCAGCAGGATAGGTATTTCCCCGAGTTCGGTTTGGAACTTGATCTGTTCGGCGCGGATTTCCGTTATTTTGCCGATCAGCGATGAACCATCTACCAGCGTTATCACCTGTGTGACGCCTTCGGGGGGAATTCGAAGGTCACCGGTGTAGGCGTGGGCATTATCGGGAGTGCTCAGAGTGACGCATATGAGAGCCACTAATCCCAGCGAAAGGGTAAGGACACAGCGCATTTCCAGACTCCTTTGAAAATGTGAGAGAATGGCAAGGCAATCGAATTTTCGGTGTGGAATGCGTACCGGCAGTTGCCGGAGGGGGATTCGCGGTCGCCGAAGTCCGATTTTGCCATAAACATAGATTGTTTGCCATTTATAGGTGGTGTTGATTTATATAAGTAACCGCTTGGGGAAAGTCAAGAATATGCCGGACAATGATTGGTTCATATACCCCTTTGGAAATTAACAGTAGGTCGGCGTTCCGACGGGTATGTCCTCGCAACGCGAGGGTCACACGCCAAGTAACCCGACATCTTCTCACTGGATTCCGTTTTTCAACGGAATGACAGAAAGAGGGACGGAATGACAGAAAGGGGGACGGAATGACGCGTCCGGGTGGCAGGCTCAAACTTGTTTGGGCCTGACAAAAGAAAACATCTCGACGGGTGGCAGGCTCAAACTTTGTTTGGGCCTGACAAAAGAAAACATCTCGAGCGCATCCGTAGGCGTTTGATTTATCAAACGCGACAGTGTACAAACGGATCCCGCGTTGGTAGGCTCACGCCGCGGCGTGAGCTTACCATGAGCGAGAGCACAAGACACACGAAAGCATAAAAACAACGAAGCAAACCCAAATCGTGGTAATGGAATGAAAGGTATGGGCATATGGCAATTTTGCTGGCGCTGACATTTCGAGGCTTCCGAGAAGTCCTATCGCCTGAAGATCAGATTTCTCCCTCTGGTCGAAATGACGTTGCTCACTGGATTCCGTTTTTCAACGGAATGACAGAAAGGGGACGGAATGACAGAAAGGGGGACGGAATGACGCGTCCGGGTGGCAGGCTCAAACTTTGTTTGGGCCTGACAATGGCGGATTCGAAGACGGGCCCGCCCTACTCTGGCCGTTATTGTGATACATATCGGAAATCATCAAAAACCATCCTCCCGCGTTAAGCATTCTATCAAAAAAGCAGAAATAAGGACGTTTTGTCAGGTTTCCGTTAACCTACCCAAAGGGCCGACCACCCGGGGCAAGCGCCGGTCCGATACTCAGTGATCGGTGAGCGCCATCCACTGCTCAATTTCGGTTCTCTCCTTGGGAATCTGGTTTGAAAGGACCCGGTGACCATTTTCCGTAACAAGGACATCATCTTCTATCCGGATACCAATCCCGGATTCCGGCAAATAGACACCGGGCTCAACGGTGATTACCATTCCGGGCTCCAGCGGCTGCCAATAATCCCCAACATCGTGAGTCTCTATGCCGAGGTAGTGTGATGTGCCATGGATGAACGCATCGACATACCCGGCTCTTTGAATGACACCTCTGGCGATAGCATGAACAGAGTCTGGCGTGATGCCAGGTTTGATTGCTTCAATTGCCGCCTTCTGCGCCTCGAGAACTACATCATAGATTTGTGCCTGAGCTTCCGTGAATTTGCCATCTACGGGGAAAGTTCGCGTAATATCAGCAGCATAGTGATTCCATTCCGCCCCGAAATCAATCAGAACGAGTTCTCCCGGCTTTATTTCCTTGTCAAGTCGTCCATAGTGGAGAACAGTCGAGTGTCTTCCAGCCCCAACGATCGGCGCAAAGGAAGCAAACTGAGCACCTTGCTGTTTGCACGATTCCTGAAGTTTCGCGGCGAGCTGGAATTCGGAGACACCCGGGCGAATCAGCGGTAGTGATTCTATCAATCCCTGATAAGTAACTTCAATCGCCTTCTCTATTGCGGCAATCTCTGATGGACTCTTTCGCATCCGCATCGCTTCCAGAAACTTTGAAGAATTCTTCGTTGTGACTCCCGGTATACGATCGCAAATCTTGCTGTAGAGGGCCATGTCTGGCGGGATTTCGGATCCTGGGCCTACAGGTCGTGAGATCATGTGTAGAACCGGCAAATGCCCGATGCGGCTTGTGAGCCACCAGTCAAGTTCCGAAGTGCGATTGATATCGTCTACCTGCAGAGCCGTCTTCAATGAGTCAGTGAGAGACGCTCGTTCGCCCAGCCAACGCTCTTCTTCCGGGTCTCTTGGGGCCAGGAACAGCACGGCACGGTGCTTCTCCCTGGGAGCCAGAAGCAAGATAGCTCCGGGATCATCAAGTCCGGTCAGATACCAGAAGTCCCCGTCGGCGCGATAGCCCATCTCGCCCCAATCTCCTCTGGAATAGATTATGGCCATACCGTCGCCAAGCGAATCGAGTAACGCCAGACGGCGCTCTGTGTAAACCTCCGGTCCAAACGTCATTGGCACCGAGGCATTCCGGTCATTGCCTTCAGCTTTCAGCAAAAGAACGCAGACGAGACCAATCAGCAGAAGCAGTGCCCGCGATCGAGCCTTTTTGAAATAGTACACGGCATCTGTCACCATTGTTTATCCTTTCACAATAATTCGCCGTTGCGCGAACGATTTTTATCCTGTGCCGACTTTCTTCCAGCACCGACGGAGTGTTGAGCCGGGAATTTTCTACGATGTACTCTCTCTCCAACCCGGCGGCACTCCTGGCGGTCGTAGGCATATTATGAGGGGCGTTTCTGCCAATTGCAGGCCAGACACTCTGGTCATTGCCGCTCGCCCGCCTTGAATTCAGTCCACGGTTGCGAAGGACGGCTCTGCAGAATATCCTTCATCCATTCGAACTGCTGGTGGTCGGCCAGAAACGCCCCAGCATCGAATGGAATTCCACACGCCGATCCCCATCGCGCCACAAAGCTCATCTGTTTGGCCATCTTTGTATCTACCACCTTGGCGTCCAAAGTCCCCCACGGATCGTTGGGGACCGTCGGCCATTGCTGAAAGGGTCTGTCTTCAAGTTCCCAATGACCACACAAGGTGCGCTCACCAGGGTGATCCTCTCGGCGGTAGACGTCATAATGGTCGGCTTCAAACTGTTTGCCCAATGCCACGTCGATCTTCCCGGCGTATTGGGCCATGAGTTGTTTCCAGCGAACGCGGCGCGCCACAACAGTCCCGCGGATATCGGTATCCTGAGTGTTAGTTTCGAATCTAAGAATCTTCAGGTCTTCTGCGATGTTAGACCCAACGAAGTATCCGTCTCGCTTACTTTCGAATCCGACATGTTTTAGGCCAAGTTCGAGCCGTGCAATTTCACCTGTGTTCACGTCACCCAGAAGCCAGGCATTAGCATATCCCCCGTTGTTACCCTGCTTCATGATAGCGCACCACTGGCCAATCGAGTCAGCATCCTGGGTAGCGCGACGTACCCTGGAAAACTCGGGGATGCCCTCCGGGTCAAAACCCTCAAAGGCCCCGATCGTGGTTTCTGCTCCCACCAGGCCGGCATCAGTGATGAAGAAATCCGTACCGCTGTGGATCCAACCCGGAAACGTTTGCATCAGAATCCTGTGTCCTTTTTCCGGGGCGATATCTATGATAACATTGGGTAACGCCATCCAGTAACCCAGCATTGTGTTATGTCCAAGGACTACGCCGCCATCAACTGTCATACTCCCGGTGGCAATAAAGGCACTGCAAGACTGTTTGCCGGGACTCTCTTTCCCATCTTTAATATTTTTCAATTCTTTGGGCCACCAGTACCAGATCAGTTCCAGGTAGGCATTGTAGGCGATGATATCGGCTCGAGAGTATTGGACGCCCGCAGCCAGGAGACCCTCCACTATCCCGTCCAGTTCGGCAAGGTTTTCCAGGTCGACCTTTCCCTCAAACATCGCTGATGCCTTTTCCGCAAGCCAATCCCACTCGGTTGCACTCCGGAACTCCCAGTCTCCACGCATGGCCTCAATTCCCGTTGAAATCTCCCTGGCCAAGAGAAAGCCATGTTGATACCCTCGCTCGCGCGCCGATCCTTCGATATGCAGATAAACCCAGCCAGCTTTTTCATGA comes from the Candidatus Zixiibacteriota bacterium genome and includes:
- a CDS encoding C45 family peptidase, whose protein sequence is MKTWTIVSLASTNGWRSAIRRTTLLALVMAAFTPVWATSITAAEIESKADFQQTVLDKAYRHEKAGWVYLHIEGSARERGYQHGFLLAREISTGIEAMRGDWEFRSATEWDWLAEKASAMFEGKVDLENLAELDGIVEGLLAAGVQYSRADIIAYNAYLELIWYWWPKELKNIKDGKESPGKQSCSAFIATGSMTVDGGVVLGHNTMLGYWMALPNVIIDIAPEKGHRILMQTFPGWIHSGTDFFITDAGLVGAETTIGAFEGFDPEGIPEFSRVRRATQDADSIGQWCAIMKQGNNGGYANAWLLGDVNTGEIARLELGLKHVGFESKRDGYFVGSNIAEDLKILRFETNTQDTDIRGTVVARRVRWKQLMAQYAGKIDVALGKQFEADHYDVYRREDHPGERTLCGHWELEDRPFQQWPTVPNDPWGTLDAKVVDTKMAKQMSFVARWGSACGIPFDAGAFLADHQQFEWMKDILQSRPSQPWTEFKAGERQ